In Pseudomonas poae, a single genomic region encodes these proteins:
- a CDS encoding spermidine/putrescine ABC transporter substrate-binding protein, whose amino-acid sequence MDQKTFLKTLRSWQNGSISRREFLGRTGLGLAAAVVATNMPGLLTSTAEAAEQPKLGDRLSLATWPNYHSQENLDAFAKTTGARVSMSVFGSNEEMLAKLQAGGSGWDVLVPTNYTISTYVGLGLIEPLDLSRIPNFDASAFQQKFIAQGTVDGKVYAVPKNWGTTGMCYDTEKLKNGPTSWKEFWAAAKGPASGRTMVHDYQLTAIGNALKSFGYSFNSLDPKELADAEKLLIEVKPHLFAINSDIQPSMRSGDAWLAMSWTGDASQLHRDIPQMHFTLGKEGGELWSDFFAIPKSSEHKDAAYAFINYLLDPQHNKLEVLSHGYPSGDKRVDALLPTAMLDDPIMYPAAEALSPLEFGAAATLTSPARAELMARFKSA is encoded by the coding sequence ATGGACCAGAAAACCTTTCTCAAAACCCTGCGCAGTTGGCAGAACGGTTCCATCAGCCGTCGTGAGTTCCTCGGCCGCACAGGCCTGGGGCTAGCGGCCGCAGTAGTCGCCACCAACATGCCGGGGTTGCTGACCTCCACCGCCGAGGCCGCCGAACAGCCCAAGCTGGGCGATCGTCTGTCGCTGGCCACCTGGCCCAATTACCACAGCCAGGAGAACCTCGACGCGTTCGCCAAAACCACCGGCGCACGGGTGTCCATGAGCGTGTTCGGCTCCAACGAAGAGATGCTCGCCAAGCTGCAAGCCGGCGGCAGCGGTTGGGATGTGTTGGTGCCGACCAACTACACCATCAGCACCTATGTGGGCCTGGGCTTGATCGAGCCGTTGGACCTGTCGCGTATTCCCAACTTCGATGCCTCGGCGTTCCAGCAGAAGTTCATCGCCCAGGGCACCGTGGACGGCAAGGTCTACGCCGTGCCGAAAAACTGGGGTACCACCGGCATGTGCTACGACACCGAAAAACTCAAGAACGGCCCCACCAGTTGGAAGGAGTTCTGGGCTGCCGCCAAAGGCCCGGCCAGTGGTCGCACCATGGTTCACGACTACCAACTGACCGCCATCGGCAACGCCTTGAAAAGTTTTGGCTACAGCTTCAACTCCCTGGACCCGAAAGAACTGGCCGACGCCGAGAAGCTGCTGATCGAGGTCAAGCCGCACCTGTTTGCGATCAACTCGGATATCCAACCGTCGATGCGCAGCGGCGACGCCTGGCTGGCGATGTCCTGGACGGGCGACGCCTCGCAACTGCACCGCGATATCCCGCAGATGCACTTCACCCTGGGCAAGGAAGGTGGCGAATTGTGGAGCGACTTCTTCGCCATCCCCAAAAGCTCGGAGCACAAGGACGCCGCCTACGCGTTCATCAACTACCTGCTCGACCCGCAGCACAACAAGCTCGAAGTGCTGAGCCACGGCTACCCCAGCGGTGACAAGCGCGTCGACGCGCTGCTGCCCACCGCCATGCTCGACGACCCGATCATGTACCCCGCCGCCGAAGCGCTCAGCCCACTGGAGTTCGGTGCCGCCGCCACGCTCACCAGCCCCGCCCGCGCCGAGTTGATGGCGCGGTTCAAGTCCGCCTGA
- a CDS encoding TonB-dependent outer membrane receptor, with amino-acid sequence MLLGIGTAAQAQSPLLTLNLPAQDLEHALQAYSRATGMAVLVDRELTRGRRSIGVRGRFTAQEALAMLLTGSGLMARYARNDAFTLQLPEVNPPPAARGAAARNAARINNSYATALQQAIEASLCRSPLTRPGSFRALVQVWVNPEGWIEHSRLVSSTGDEQRDEALVRSLGTTQVERPAPSSLRQPVTLLLMPDTTGTRMECTAGKGASGG; translated from the coding sequence TTGCTGCTGGGCATAGGCACGGCGGCGCAAGCGCAGTCACCGCTGCTGACCCTGAACCTGCCGGCACAGGACCTGGAACATGCACTGCAAGCCTACAGCCGCGCCACCGGGATGGCGGTGCTGGTGGACCGCGAGTTGACGCGGGGCCGGCGCTCCATCGGAGTGCGCGGGCGTTTTACGGCGCAAGAAGCACTGGCGATGTTGCTGACAGGGAGTGGCCTGATGGCGCGTTATGCACGCAACGATGCATTCACCTTGCAACTGCCCGAGGTCAACCCGCCGCCTGCGGCCCGTGGCGCAGCGGCACGCAATGCCGCGAGGATCAACAACAGCTACGCCACGGCGTTGCAGCAGGCCATTGAGGCCAGCCTGTGCCGCTCGCCCCTGACGCGCCCCGGCAGCTTTCGCGCACTGGTGCAGGTTTGGGTCAACCCTGAGGGGTGGATCGAACACAGTCGGCTGGTCAGTTCCACCGGCGATGAACAACGCGATGAAGCACTGGTGCGCAGCCTCGGCACTACGCAGGTGGAACGACCTGCACCGAGTTCGCTGCGCCAGCCGGTGACTTTACTTTTGATGCCCGACACAACAGGAACGCGCATGGAATGCACAGCAGGAAAGGGAGCCTCGGGCGGATGA
- a CDS encoding general secretion pathway protein GspK — MAIISALLIAAVVAVLAGSMLTRQTVLTRSLEAEQLRVQGQWLLQAGLERSRQMLWEARQKDVLTRLDQPWARAQGGEAESRIEDEQGKFNLRNLVNRDRDQVDAEQQQSFERLCRTMGVDAAISRRISQRVIASYLAPAKYPMLRSLEDLAGLEGLDPLLLQRLQAYISVLPANTWVNGNTASAEVLSAVVPQLSLSQAQGLVAERNSGQWFINRGDFVNRLHLPQVAVDSVQVGITSEWFRVQGQVRREQRRVTLDALLHRPEDRQPQVIWSRVGV; from the coding sequence ATGGCGATTATCAGCGCGTTGCTGATTGCGGCGGTGGTGGCGGTGCTGGCAGGCAGTATGCTCACGCGCCAGACCGTGCTCACCCGCAGCCTGGAGGCCGAGCAACTGCGTGTCCAGGGCCAATGGCTGTTGCAGGCAGGGCTTGAACGCAGTCGGCAGATGTTGTGGGAGGCACGCCAGAAGGACGTGCTGACTCGCCTCGATCAGCCCTGGGCGCGTGCCCAAGGCGGTGAGGCTGAGAGCCGTATCGAGGACGAGCAGGGCAAGTTCAATCTGCGCAACCTGGTCAATCGTGATCGCGATCAAGTGGATGCCGAGCAACAGCAGAGTTTTGAGCGGCTATGTCGCACGATGGGGGTTGATGCGGCGATAAGTCGGCGGATCAGCCAACGCGTGATCGCTTCATATCTAGCGCCGGCCAAGTACCCGATGCTGCGCAGCCTGGAAGACCTGGCGGGCCTTGAGGGGCTCGATCCGCTGTTGCTGCAGCGCCTACAGGCCTATATCAGCGTGTTGCCGGCTAATACCTGGGTCAACGGCAACACCGCCAGCGCCGAAGTGCTCAGTGCCGTGGTGCCCCAACTCAGCCTGTCCCAGGCCCAAGGGCTGGTGGCCGAGCGAAACAGCGGGCAGTGGTTTATCAACCGTGGCGACTTCGTCAACCGCCTGCATTTGCCCCAGGTGGCCGTGGATTCGGTGCAGGTCGGCATTACCAGCGAGTGGTTTCGCGTACAGGGCCAGGTGCGACGCGAGCAGCGGCGGGTGACCCTGGATGCGTTGTTGCACCGCCCCGAAGACCGTCAGCCGCAGGTGATCTGGTCGCGGGTGGGCGTATGA
- a CDS encoding ABC transporter permease, translating to MWLRSYSTSLYLFLYAPIALIVLFSFNAGRSGLAFECCSVQWFGRAFSNPFIMEALGHSAFIALCSALIATLFGTLAVFGLQRAGPRLRLLFDALTYCAIIVPGIVIGISTLIAFISLFDLINPLLASLIPSMPRLNMGFFTVIAAHSLFTMALVMVIVRSRVDTLDKALLEASADLYAPPMQTFWRVTLPQISPAIMAGFLLAFTFSFDDFIIAFFVAGSETTLPIYIFSSIRRGVTPEINAVSTVIICVSLILLFTSRHLQNRRAQEPAHA from the coding sequence ATGTGGCTGCGCAGTTATTCGACGTCGCTGTATCTGTTTTTGTATGCGCCGATCGCGCTGATCGTGCTGTTCAGCTTCAACGCCGGGCGCAGTGGCCTGGCGTTCGAATGCTGCTCGGTGCAGTGGTTCGGCCGCGCGTTCAGCAACCCTTTCATCATGGAAGCCTTGGGGCATAGCGCGTTTATCGCCTTGTGTTCGGCGCTGATCGCCACGTTGTTCGGCACCCTGGCGGTGTTTGGCCTGCAACGGGCCGGGCCACGGCTGCGCCTGCTGTTCGATGCGCTGACCTACTGCGCGATCATCGTGCCGGGCATCGTGATCGGCATCTCGACCTTGATCGCGTTCATCAGCCTGTTCGACCTGATCAACCCACTGCTCGCCAGCCTGATACCGAGCATGCCGCGCCTGAACATGGGGTTCTTCACGGTGATTGCCGCCCATTCGCTGTTCACCATGGCCCTGGTGATGGTGATCGTGCGCAGCCGCGTCGACACCCTCGACAAGGCGCTGCTGGAAGCCTCGGCCGACCTTTATGCGCCGCCGATGCAGACGTTCTGGCGCGTGACGCTGCCGCAGATCAGCCCGGCGATAATGGCCGGCTTCCTGCTGGCGTTCACCTTCAGCTTTGACGATTTCATCATCGCGTTTTTTGTCGCCGGTTCCGAGACCACGCTGCCGATCTACATCTTCTCGTCGATTCGCCGTGGGGTAACACCAGAGATCAATGCGGTGTCCACCGTGATCATCTGCGTGTCGCTGATCCTGCTGTTCACTTCCCGCCACCTGCAAAACCGCCGTGCCCAGGAGCCTGCCCATGCGTGA
- the gspI gene encoding type II secretion system protein GspI, with protein sequence MYGRRNTQGFTLIEVLVALAIIAVAMAAAVRVAGLMTQSNGLLRDKSIALLAAQSRLAELRLEGHLRSGKKTFDCDQGRLKLRCEQTINAEGRVFQVSVQVLDASREAPPLARLDTQVMAE encoded by the coding sequence ATGTACGGCCGTCGCAACACGCAAGGTTTCACCCTGATCGAGGTGCTGGTGGCGCTGGCAATCATCGCTGTGGCCATGGCCGCCGCCGTACGCGTGGCCGGGTTGATGACCCAGAGCAATGGGCTGCTGCGCGACAAATCCATCGCGCTGCTGGCAGCACAAAGCCGTCTGGCGGAACTGCGCCTGGAAGGCCACCTGCGTAGCGGCAAGAAGACGTTCGACTGCGATCAAGGCCGCCTGAAACTGCGCTGTGAGCAAACCATCAATGCAGAAGGCCGCGTGTTTCAGGTCAGCGTGCAAGTGTTGGACGCCAGCCGCGAGGCCCCGCCCCTGGCGCGCCTGGACACACAGGTCATGGCCGAGTGA
- a CDS encoding type II secretion system protein GspL → MKRLRIGLPPLEQLTAQSQVRFAWLERGVVVNEGCESLAQLGKTRAAMECFLHPRDSLLTSLELPPLPAAKTAAAVACAAQALILGPVEQMHVAHGPRESDGRVQVAWVPKAGLEQLTQLQLKLRGLYPAPYALPVGAAALDEGYLLTRDSLQQGTVHPLGQQALDVPLVDAAMRWSGPTPAWGLHGRLSQPASGGWGRALGCVALATVIWTLGLNLYAARQVDEGQRLKALMSQQVRQAFPELPVVLNPLQQARQQLAARQTGGGQGFTHVLQLAGSNLPFMVASVDSLTFEQGRLHLELLADSRNPTVEGDWQAALTQAGFTASREDHGWSIGPVKSEAVDE, encoded by the coding sequence ATGAAACGCTTGCGCATCGGCTTGCCGCCGCTGGAGCAATTGACCGCCCAGAGCCAGGTCAGGTTTGCCTGGCTGGAGCGTGGCGTGGTGGTGAACGAAGGCTGCGAAAGCCTGGCGCAGTTGGGCAAGACCCGCGCCGCGATGGAGTGTTTCCTGCACCCGCGTGACAGCCTGCTGACCAGCCTGGAGCTGCCACCGTTGCCTGCGGCAAAAACTGCGGCGGCCGTGGCGTGTGCCGCGCAGGCGCTGATCCTCGGCCCGGTGGAGCAAATGCACGTGGCGCATGGCCCACGTGAAAGCGATGGCCGTGTGCAGGTGGCCTGGGTGCCCAAGGCTGGGCTGGAGCAGTTGACCCAATTGCAACTCAAACTGCGCGGACTGTACCCGGCGCCCTATGCCTTGCCGGTGGGTGCGGCGGCGTTGGACGAGGGTTACCTGCTGACGCGCGACAGCCTGCAACAAGGCACGGTGCATCCATTGGGGCAGCAGGCACTGGATGTGCCGTTGGTAGACGCGGCCATGCGTTGGAGTGGCCCGACACCCGCCTGGGGCCTGCATGGCCGTCTCAGCCAGCCCGCCAGTGGCGGCTGGGGCAGGGCGCTGGGCTGTGTCGCATTGGCCACCGTCATCTGGACCCTTGGCCTCAACCTGTACGCCGCGCGCCAGGTGGATGAGGGCCAGCGGCTCAAAGCGTTGATGAGCCAGCAAGTGCGCCAGGCGTTTCCCGAATTGCCGGTGGTGCTCAATCCCTTGCAACAGGCCCGTCAGCAGTTGGCCGCACGCCAGACAGGCGGCGGCCAGGGCTTCACCCACGTGTTGCAACTGGCGGGCAGCAACCTGCCATTCATGGTCGCCAGCGTCGACAGCCTGACGTTCGAGCAGGGACGCCTGCACCTTGAATTACTCGCCGACAGCCGCAACCCAACTGTCGAGGGCGACTGGCAAGCCGCGTTGACCCAGGCCGGTTTCACCGCCAGCCGAGAGGACCATGGCTGGAGCATCGGGCCGGTAAAATCGGAGGCCGTCGATGAATAA
- a CDS encoding DUF4880 domain-containing protein, with translation MNIFSFPTARQTAASPLHDEARDWLVLLTSGRATVADAKALHAWRAQSPEHAQAFEQAKALWQQLAPALQQESQPRNFGRRAFLGGAIAASAAVVMVSVGVPGGFAGLSADYRTEVGEQRQVLLSEGVSLELNTQTRISRVGQGIELLEGEVEVLAHVAQPLKVQAGEGWVSAAQARFNVRNTDRSVCVTCIEGSLLVDVAGRSVRLESGRQLTYGAAGVSEVAVVDTQAVVAWREQILVFNNATLATVVDEINRYRPGMLVLLNKELGQRRVQARFSLQQLAGVALLIRDAYGVKCTELPGALCC, from the coding sequence TTGAATATTTTTAGCTTCCCCACCGCCCGGCAAACCGCTGCCAGCCCCCTGCACGATGAAGCCCGCGACTGGCTGGTGCTGCTGACGTCGGGCCGCGCCACCGTCGCCGACGCCAAGGCACTGCACGCCTGGCGCGCCCAGAGCCCGGAACACGCGCAGGCGTTCGAACAGGCCAAGGCGCTGTGGCAGCAACTGGCGCCGGCGCTGCAACAGGAATCTCAACCGCGCAACTTCGGCCGCCGTGCCTTCCTGGGTGGCGCAATTGCCGCCTCGGCCGCGGTGGTAATGGTGAGCGTCGGTGTACCCGGTGGTTTCGCCGGGCTCTCGGCCGACTACCGCACCGAAGTTGGCGAGCAGCGTCAGGTACTGCTGAGCGAAGGCGTCAGCCTGGAACTGAATACCCAGACGCGCATCAGCCGCGTGGGGCAGGGCATTGAACTGCTCGAAGGCGAAGTCGAAGTGCTCGCCCACGTAGCCCAACCGCTCAAGGTCCAGGCAGGGGAAGGCTGGGTCAGTGCGGCGCAAGCACGGTTCAACGTACGCAATACCGACCGTAGCGTGTGCGTGACCTGCATCGAGGGTTCATTGTTGGTGGATGTGGCCGGGCGCAGCGTGCGTCTGGAAAGCGGCCGTCAGTTGACCTACGGCGCAGCGGGTGTGAGTGAAGTGGCGGTGGTGGATACCCAGGCGGTGGTGGCCTGGCGTGAGCAGATCCTGGTGTTCAACAACGCAACGCTGGCCACGGTAGTGGATGAGATCAACCGTTATCGACCTGGGATGCTGGTGCTGCTGAACAAGGAGCTTGGCCAGCGCCGGGTACAGGCGCGGTTCAGTTTGCAGCAACTGGCGGGGGTGGCGCTGTTGATTCGGGATGCGTACGGCGTCAAGTGCACGGAGCTGCCGGGGGCGTTGTGTTGTTGA
- a CDS encoding protein disulfide reductase, translating into MFKRNVLAVSMTLAALCSAQAAMADINGGGATLPQKLYLTPNVLTAGFAPYIGVGSGKGKIAFLENKYNQFGTDTTKNVHWAGSDSKLTATELATYAADKEPGWGKLIQVPSVATSVAIPFRKAGANAVDLSVKELCGVFSGRIADWSGITGAGRSGPIQVVYRAESSGTTELFTRFLNAKCTTEPGTFAVTTTFANSYSLGLTPLAGAVAATGSDGVMAALNDTTVAEGRITYISPDFAAPTLAGLDDATKVARVGKGVVNGVAVEGKSPAAANVSAAISVVPLPAAADRGNPDVWVPVFGATTGGGVVAYPDSGYPILGFTNLIFSQCYANATQTSQVRDFFTKHYGTSANNDAAIEANAFVPLPTNWKAAVRASFLTASNALSIGNTNICNGKGRPQ; encoded by the coding sequence ATGTTTAAGCGCAACGTTCTCGCGGTATCCATGACCCTCGCTGCACTGTGCTCGGCCCAGGCTGCAATGGCTGACATCAACGGCGGCGGCGCGACCTTGCCGCAAAAGCTGTACTTGACCCCTAACGTATTGACTGCCGGTTTTGCCCCGTACATCGGCGTAGGCAGCGGCAAAGGCAAGATCGCGTTCCTGGAAAACAAGTACAACCAATTCGGCACCGACACTACCAAGAACGTTCACTGGGCCGGTAGCGACTCCAAGCTGACCGCGACTGAGCTGGCGACCTACGCTGCTGACAAAGAGCCGGGCTGGGGCAAATTGATCCAAGTGCCTTCGGTGGCCACGTCCGTTGCAATCCCTTTCCGCAAGGCAGGTGCTAACGCGGTTGACCTGAGTGTCAAAGAGTTGTGCGGTGTGTTCTCTGGCCGTATCGCTGACTGGAGCGGTATTACCGGCGCAGGCCGTAGCGGTCCGATCCAAGTGGTTTATCGCGCTGAAAGCAGCGGCACCACTGAGTTGTTCACCCGTTTCCTGAACGCCAAGTGCACCACTGAACCGGGCACCTTTGCCGTCACCACGACGTTCGCCAACAGCTACAGCCTCGGTCTGACGCCGCTGGCCGGTGCTGTTGCCGCTACCGGTAGCGACGGTGTAATGGCTGCCTTGAACGACACCACTGTCGCTGAAGGCCGCATCACCTACATCAGCCCTGACTTCGCCGCCCCAACCCTGGCTGGCCTGGACGACGCTACCAAGGTTGCCCGAGTTGGCAAGGGCGTGGTCAACGGTGTTGCCGTCGAAGGCAAGTCGCCAGCCGCTGCTAACGTAAGTGCTGCCATCAGCGTCGTACCGTTGCCAGCTGCAGCTGACCGTGGCAACCCTGACGTGTGGGTGCCAGTGTTCGGTGCTACCACTGGTGGCGGTGTAGTGGCTTACCCAGACTCGGGCTACCCGATCCTGGGCTTCACCAACCTGATCTTCAGCCAGTGCTACGCCAACGCCACTCAGACTAGCCAAGTGCGTGACTTCTTCACCAAGCACTACGGCACCTCTGCCAACAACGACGCGGCCATTGAAGCCAACGCTTTCGTACCGCTGCCAACCAACTGGAAAGCCGCTGTTCGTGCCAGCTTCCTGACCGCCAGCAACGCCCTGAGCATCGGCAACACCAACATCTGCAACGGCAAAGGTCGTCCTCAGTAA
- a CDS encoding general secretion pathway protein GspC: MAFALRVSPAHGVQALALLAALAGVVVWTPLLLTSAESNTPQATPQALAARSDNPALQWFSTVATAPQVKVTGVLAGARGAVAILSLNGGPPRSFLLGERLSPGVRLTAIEGDGVEIEHAGEKVRVNLDKLPDGPALPTLTRP; the protein is encoded by the coding sequence ATGGCATTCGCCCTTCGTGTTTCACCCGCCCATGGCGTGCAGGCGCTGGCGTTGTTGGCGGCATTGGCCGGTGTTGTGGTGTGGACGCCGTTGTTGCTCACCTCCGCTGAATCCAACACGCCCCAAGCCACGCCCCAGGCCTTGGCGGCGCGCAGCGATAACCCGGCGTTGCAGTGGTTTTCCACGGTGGCGACAGCCCCACAGGTAAAAGTCACGGGGGTGCTGGCCGGGGCCCGTGGCGCGGTGGCCATCCTCAGCCTCAACGGTGGCCCGCCGCGCAGTTTCTTGTTGGGCGAACGTCTTAGCCCAGGCGTGCGATTGACGGCCATCGAAGGTGACGGCGTAGAGATCGAGCACGCTGGCGAAAAGGTTCGCGTCAACCTCGACAAATTGCCCGATGGCCCTGCGTTGCCGACGCTCACTCGGCCATGA
- a CDS encoding ABC transporter ATP-binding protein, with amino-acid sequence MNDTSPSDIEFCNVVKRYGPVQAVNGLNFSVRRGSFHSFLGGSGCGKTTTLRMIAGFEQPTSGEVRLAGQNVAGVPAFERPVNMVFQHYALFPHLTVAQNIAYGLRYRTPRPDKKTQLRMADEALEMVRLSGFGQRKPSELSGGQQQRVALARALVNKPTVLLLDEPLAALDRKLRKEMQSELLRLQREVGITFVLVTHDQEEALSMSDSISVMHNGSIIQTATPEQLYETPASRYVADFIGESNLFNGTVRRLQGNAVVLRTAQGLELTSPLTPTGQALGADAEGCIAVRPELISIAATGAELAREVSLPGCVEDRIYLGNSTEYRVRTQAFGVVCVRVPRQQDQGLQAFEHGAAVSVGWDHANGLAMAL; translated from the coding sequence GTGAACGACACTTCGCCCAGCGACATCGAATTTTGCAACGTGGTCAAGCGCTATGGCCCGGTGCAGGCCGTGAACGGCCTGAACTTCTCGGTGCGCCGTGGCTCGTTCCACTCTTTCCTGGGCGGTTCGGGCTGCGGCAAGACCACCACCCTGCGCATGATCGCAGGCTTCGAACAACCCACCAGCGGCGAAGTACGCCTCGCCGGGCAGAACGTGGCAGGCGTGCCGGCCTTCGAGCGGCCGGTGAACATGGTGTTCCAGCATTACGCGCTGTTCCCGCACCTGACCGTGGCGCAGAACATCGCCTACGGCCTGCGTTATCGCACCCCGCGCCCCGACAAGAAAACCCAACTGCGCATGGCCGATGAAGCCCTGGAGATGGTGCGCCTGAGCGGCTTTGGTCAACGCAAGCCGAGCGAACTGTCTGGCGGCCAGCAGCAACGTGTGGCCCTGGCTCGCGCTTTGGTGAACAAACCCACCGTGTTGCTGCTGGATGAACCGCTGGCGGCGCTGGACCGCAAGTTGCGCAAGGAGATGCAATCGGAGTTGCTGCGCCTGCAACGGGAAGTCGGCATCACCTTTGTGCTGGTGACCCACGACCAGGAAGAAGCCCTGTCGATGAGCGACAGCATCAGCGTGATGCACAACGGTTCGATCATCCAGACCGCTACTCCGGAGCAACTCTACGAAACCCCGGCCAGCCGCTACGTCGCCGACTTTATCGGCGAGTCCAACCTGTTCAACGGCACCGTGCGCCGCCTGCAAGGCAACGCGGTGGTGCTGCGCACGGCCCAGGGCCTGGAACTGACCAGCCCGCTGACACCCACCGGCCAGGCGCTGGGGGCAGACGCCGAAGGTTGCATCGCGGTGCGTCCGGAGCTGATCAGCATCGCCGCCACCGGTGCCGAGCTGGCCCGTGAAGTATCGCTGCCAGGTTGTGTGGAGGACCGCATCTACCTGGGCAATTCCACCGAATACCGCGTACGCACCCAGGCCTTCGGCGTGGTCTGCGTGCGCGTGCCACGCCAGCAGGATCAAGGCCTGCAGGCGTTCGAACACGGCGCAGCGGTCAGCGTCGGCTGGGATCATGCCAATGGCCTGGCCATGGCGTTGTAA
- the gspG gene encoding type II secretion system protein GspG gives MDIARLTSPLPGSRRQRGFTLIEIMVVVVILGILAAMVVPKVLDRPDQARATAAKQDIGGLMQALKLYRLDHGTYPNMNQGLKVLVERPADAKNSNWRAYLDRLPNDPWGNPYHYLNPGANGEVDVFSLGADGQPDGDGVNADIGSWQL, from the coding sequence ATGGATATCGCGCGCCTAACGTCCCCATTGCCAGGCTCTCGTCGCCAGCGTGGGTTCACGCTGATCGAGATCATGGTGGTGGTGGTCATCCTCGGGATCCTGGCCGCCATGGTGGTGCCCAAAGTGCTCGACCGACCGGACCAGGCACGGGCCACGGCGGCCAAGCAGGACATCGGCGGCTTGATGCAGGCGCTGAAACTCTACCGCCTTGACCACGGCACTTATCCAAACATGAACCAGGGCCTGAAGGTGCTGGTGGAACGCCCGGCAGATGCGAAAAACAGCAACTGGCGTGCCTATCTGGATCGCTTGCCCAACGACCCTTGGGGCAACCCTTATCACTACCTCAATCCGGGTGCCAACGGTGAGGTGGATGTGTTCTCCCTGGGCGCCGATGGCCAACCGGATGGCGATGGCGTCAACGCCGATATCGGCTCCTGGCAGTTGTAA
- a CDS encoding prepilin-type N-terminal cleavage/methylation domain-containing protein — MNRQQRPSQQGFTLIEVMVAIMLMALVSVIAWRGLDSVTRADQHLQASTEQTEVLLRALNQLQRDISLRASVELVAPGSPEVEGLAAVTVRSSDTQGFRLDVIRSAPVAGDGLQRVRWWLKGDSLYRALAPARDRFPLPAAKEGVVVLTGVSDVQVRVWEVDKGWRQLSGNRREDPLGLEVSWVRDTPQGVERYRQVVGPLR, encoded by the coding sequence ATGAATCGACAGCAACGCCCATCACAGCAAGGCTTCACGCTGATCGAAGTGATGGTAGCGATCATGCTGATGGCACTGGTCAGCGTCATCGCCTGGCGTGGGCTCGATAGCGTAACCCGCGCGGACCAGCACTTGCAGGCCAGTACCGAGCAAACCGAGGTACTGCTGCGGGCCTTGAACCAACTGCAGCGCGACATCAGCTTGCGGGCCAGTGTTGAACTTGTGGCACCCGGCTCACCCGAAGTCGAAGGGCTGGCGGCGGTGACCGTGCGCAGTTCCGACACCCAAGGCTTTCGCCTGGACGTGATCCGCAGCGCCCCCGTTGCAGGGGACGGCTTGCAACGGGTGCGCTGGTGGCTCAAGGGCGATTCACTGTACCGGGCCTTGGCGCCCGCACGGGATCGCTTCCCGTTGCCGGCGGCCAAGGAGGGGGTGGTGGTGTTGACCGGTGTGAGTGACGTGCAAGTACGGGTTTGGGAGGTGGATAAGGGCTGGCGGCAGTTAAGCGGCAATCGGCGAGAGGACCCGTTGGGGTTGGAGGTCAGTTGGGTGCGGGACACACCGCAGGGTGTGGAGCGGTACCGCCAGGTGGTGGGGCCGTTAAGATAA